GACTTCTAACTGGTTTTTGCTGGTTACGCCTAGACCGGTCGCACTTTTTTCTGACTAATAATAACTTTATCATGATATTTATCTGTGATGTCTGGATCAGTACTGGTGAAGGTAATTAAATAGGCGTTCGTGTAGGCCTTCGCAATTTCACCAGTGTAGGGGTTACCATCTAAGCTAAAGGTGACTTTGGTTCCAATTTCCATCAAACCGCACCTTTTTTCTGAGTCTGTCGTTAATATAGCATGGTGGTTAATAATGTCAACCGGCACAGCTAAAAAAGCTGATTTTAAAAATAAAAGTTAAGATTGTTTGAATTTTCACTTATCACTTGCTATGATAAAGGCGAAGTTATTGGTTCCGCTTACTTTTTGGAACCTAAATAGTCGCATTAAAGGGGGGACCACCATGAATTTAGGATTGAGTATTCTATCCTTAGCTCGTTTTCAGTTTGCGATGACGACGGTATTCCATTTTTTCTTTGTGCCATTATCGATTGGGTTAGCTTTAATCGTTGCCATTATGGAAACAATTTACGTCGTTAAAAAGGATGAATTATATAAACATATGGCGCAATTCTGGGGACGAATCTTTTTACTTAGCTTTGCCGTTGGCGTTGTTACTGGGATTATTCAAGAATTTCAATTTGGCATGAATTGGTCAGATTATTCACGGTTTATGGGTGATATTTTTGGCGCACCATTGGCAATCGAAGCGCTGGTTGCGTTCTTTATGGAGTCAACATTTATTGGTCTGTGGATGTTTGGTTGGGATCGATTCAATGCGGGGATTCATTGTGCATTCATTTGGCTAACGGCCATTGGGACGATGATTTCAGCAATGTGGATTTTAGCTGCGAATAGTTTTATGCAAAATCCGGTTGGTTTTATGATTAATGCCAAAACGGGACGGGCTCAAATGACGAGTTTTTCAGCGGTTATTAAAAATCCACAATTATGGTATGAATTACCCCATGTGTTGTTTGGGGCTTTCGTAACCGGTGCCTTTGTTGTGGCGGGGATGGCCGCGTTTGGCTTGCTCAAAAAACGCAACGTTCAGTTCTTCCGCAAATCCATCACGATTAGTTTACTTGTTGGCCTGATTGCGACCATTGGGGTCGTTGGTATGGGCGATTTGCAAACTCGTTACATTATTAAAGAACAGCCGATGAAGTTTGCAGCGACTGAAGGCTTGTATAAGGATTCAGGATCACCGGCACCTTGGGCGATTATCGAGGGTTTAGACACCAAAAATCATCAAGCTAAATGGTCGATTGAAGTGCCATATGTTTTAGATATCTTGAGCTATCATAAGTTAAGCGGAAATGTAAAGGGTCAAAACCGGTTGAATAAAGAATTACATGCTAAGTATGATCATAAATTTGGTAAAAGCATGAATTACTATGTGCCGGCCAAAACCTTATTCTGGAGTTTCCGGGTCATGGCAGTGTCTGGCGGACTATTTGCATTAATTGCGATTGTTGGCTTATTCTTTAATCGTGCCAGCTCAACGTTAATTGAACGGCAGCGGTGGTTCTTATGGGTCTTAGGAGTCTGTACATTCTTACCATTTGCCGCGAATACGGCGGGATGGTTCATTACTGAATTAGGCCGTTATCCATGGGTTGTTTATGGGTTGTTAACGATTGCGGATGCGGTCTCACCAAATGTGAGTGTGGCATCGCTATTGATTTCAAATATTATTTACTTCTGCTTATTCAGTGGCTTAGGGGTCGTCATGATTGTCTTATCACGGCGGACGTTACGTCAGGGTCCGGATGATTTGTTGCAAGCGGCCGATGATGCACCATATGATCCATACGGCAAGGGGGCCTTCAGTCATGAGTAACTTACAATTCTTATGGTTTGTGTTAGTTGGCGTTTTATTTAGTGGGTTCTTCTTCTTAGAAGGATTTGACTTTGGGGTTGGGATGACGATTAAGAGTTTAGCCCAAACACGGCAAGAACGGGATGTCGTGATTCATACGATTGGTCCACACTGGGATGCTAACGAAGTCTGGTTGATCACTGCTGGTGGTGCCATGTTTGCGTCGTTTCCAATGTGGTATGC
This region of Lactobacillus sp. CBA3605 genomic DNA includes:
- a CDS encoding cytochrome ubiquinol oxidase subunit I; protein product: MNLGLSILSLARFQFAMTTVFHFFFVPLSIGLALIVAIMETIYVVKKDELYKHMAQFWGRIFLLSFAVGVVTGIIQEFQFGMNWSDYSRFMGDIFGAPLAIEALVAFFMESTFIGLWMFGWDRFNAGIHCAFIWLTAIGTMISAMWILAANSFMQNPVGFMINAKTGRAQMTSFSAVIKNPQLWYELPHVLFGAFVTGAFVVAGMAAFGLLKKRNVQFFRKSITISLLVGLIATIGVVGMGDLQTRYIIKEQPMKFAATEGLYKDSGSPAPWAIIEGLDTKNHQAKWSIEVPYVLDILSYHKLSGNVKGQNRLNKELHAKYDHKFGKSMNYYVPAKTLFWSFRVMAVSGGLFALIAIVGLFFNRASSTLIERQRWFLWVLGVCTFLPFAANTAGWFITELGRYPWVVYGLLTIADAVSPNVSVASLLISNIIYFCLFSGLGVVMIVLSRRTLRQGPDDLLQAADDAPYDPYGKGAFSHE